Proteins encoded together in one Balaenoptera musculus isolate JJ_BM4_2016_0621 chromosome 6, mBalMus1.pri.v3, whole genome shotgun sequence window:
- the CEL gene encoding LOW QUALITY PROTEIN: bile salt-activated lipase (The sequence of the model RefSeq protein was modified relative to this genomic sequence to represent the inferred CDS: inserted 2 bases in 1 codon), giving the protein MGRWEPVVLGLACWLAVASAAKLGAVYTEGGFVEGVNKKLGLLGDYVDIFKGIPYAAAPKPLENPQRHPGWQGTLKAKNFKKRCLQATITQDSTYGKEDCLYLNIWVPQGRKEVSRNLPVMIWIYGGAFLMGSSHGANFLSNYLYDGEEIATRGNVIVVSFNYRVGPLGFLSTGDSNLPGNYGLRDQHMAIAWVKRNIAAFGGDPDNITVFGESAGGASASLQTLSPYNKGLIKRAISQSGVALCPWAIQKNPLFWAKRIAEKVGCPLNDTGRMARCLKITDPRALTLAYKMPLAGMKYPLLHYLGFLPVIDGDFIPSDPVNLYANAADIDYIAGTNDMDGHIFARVEMPAISKDKQAITEEDFYKLVSGLTITKGPRGANATFDVYTKPWAQDSSQETKKKTVVHFETDVLFLMPTEIAVAQHKAKAKSAKTYTYLFSHPSRMPFYPSWVGADHADDLQYVFGKPFATPLGYRSQDRTVSKAMIAYWTNFARTGDPNMGHSAVPTHWYPYTLESGNYLEINKKMDGSSMKQHLRNNYLQYWTVTYQALPTETGEGATPAPPAGDSEPTPVXPPAGDSEVAQMPIVIGF; this is encoded by the exons ATGGGGCGCTGGGAGCCGGTGGTCTTGGGCCTCGCCTGCTGGCTGGCTGTAGCGAGTGCGGCGAAG CTGGGCGCCGTGTACACGGAGGGCGGCTTCGTGGAAGGCGTCAACAAGAAGCTGGGCCTCCTCGGCGACTATGTCGACATCTTCAAGGGCATCCCCTATGCCGCCGCCCCCAAGCCCCTGGAGAACCCCCAGCGACACCCCGGCTGGCAAG GAACCCTGAAGGCCAAGAACTTCAAGAAGCGATGCCtgcaggccaccatcacccaggaCAGCACCTACGGGAAAGAGGACTGCCTCTACCTCAACATCTGGGTCCcccagggcaggaaggaag TCTCCCGGAACCTGCCCGTCATGATCTGGATCTACGGAGGTGCCTTCCTCATGGGGTCCAGCCACGGGGCCAACTTTCTCAGCAACTACCTGTACGACGGGGAGGAGATCGCCACTCGGGGCAACGTCATCGTGGTCAGTTTCAACTACCGCGTCGGCCCCCTGGGCTTCCTCAGCACCGGGGACTCCAACCTGCCAG GTAACTATGGCCTTCGGGATCAGCACATGGCCATCGCTTGGGTGAAGAGGAACATTGCAGCCTTTGGGGGAGACCCTGACAACATCACCGTCTTTGGGGAATCAGCTGGAGGTGCCAGCGCCTCTCTGCAG ACCCTCTCTCCCTACAACAAGGGCCTCATCAAGCGAGCCATCAGCCAGAGTGGCGTGGCACTGTGCCCCTGGGCCATCCAGAAGAACCCCCTCTTCTGGGCCAAAAGG atCGCAGAGAAGGTGGGCTGCCCCTTGAACGATACTGGCAGGATGGCCAGGTGTCTGAAGATCACTGACCCCCGTGCCCTGACATTGGCCTATAAGATGCCCCTGGCAGGCATGAAGT accccttGCTGCACTATCTGGGCTTCCTCCCTGTCATCGATGGAGACTTCATCCCCAGTGACCCCGTCAACCTGTACGCCAACGCTGCCGACATCGACTACATAGCAGGCACCAACGACATGGACGGCCACATCTTTGCCAGAGTCGAGATGCCAGCCATCAGCAAGGACAAACAGGCCATCACAGA GGAGGACTTCTACAAGCTGGTCAGCGGGCTCACCATCACCAAGGGGCCCAGAGGTGCCAACGCCACCTTTGACGTCTACACCAAGCCCTGGGCCCAAGACTCGTCCCAGGAGACCAAGAAGAAGACCGTGGTGCACTTTGAGACCGACGTCCTCTTCCTGATGCCCACGGAGATCGCCGTGGCCCAGCACAAGGCCAAGGCCAA GAGCGCCAAGACCTACACCTACCTATTCTCCCACCCGTCTCGGATGCCCTTCTACCCCAGCTGGGTGGGGGCTGACCATGCAGACGACCTCCAGTACGTCTTCGGGAAGCCCTTCGCCACCCCGCTGGGCTACCGGTCCCAAGACAGGACTGTCTCCAAGGCCATGATCGCCTACTGGACCAACTTTGCCAGAACTGG GGACCCTAACATGGGCCACTCGGCTGTGCCCACGCACTGGTATCCCTACACCCTGGAAAGCGGCAACTACCTGGAAATCAATAAGAAGATGGATGGCAGCTCCATGAAGCAGCATCTAAGGAACAATTACCTGCAGTACTGGACCGTGACCTACCAGGCACTGCCCACGGAGACCGGCGAGGGGGCCACCCCCGCGCCCCCCGCGGGCGACTCTGAGCCCACCCCCGT ACCCCCCGCGGGCGACTCTGAGGTGGCTCAGATGCCCATAGTCATCGGCTTCTAA